The region AGCGAGATCAACGCGGCCGGCGTGACGATACGCGCCTGGCCCGGCACCGGCATCGATGACCGCGCGGTGACGGCCTACACCATCTTGCTGCGGCTGCTGGCGCGCATGCACGGCGAGGCGCGGCAGCGCCAGATGCTGGGCCAGCTGATGCAGGAAGGCGATGCCGCGCTGCAAACCCTCGTCTCGGCGCTGAACAGCCTGCTGCGCCTGTACGACAAGGCCGGCGACAATGAACGCGATATCGTGCTGGGCCTGCTGGAAACGGATATCGCCTTTGCCGATACGCCAGCGCAGCGCCTGCTGGCGGTGCTGGCGAAAACCGTGCAGCAAAGCAAGGTCGACGAATACCGGCTGTACGGCCTGCGCCACACCCTGGCGCAGCGGCAACTGGCGGCGCTGGCGCAGGAACATGCGCGCCTGGCCGCCTTGGGAGAATTGCCATGAACGAGCGCCGCGAAGCCGCCCTCGGCAGCGCCATGCGGGTCGAACAGCTGGGCGACAGCCTGTCGCAGGCGGCTGCCGCCTTGCATGCGGCGGTGATGCGCGCCATCCGCCAGCGCGCCAGCCTGGGCCAGGCCGGCATTACCCAGGCCCAGGCACAAGCCGTGTTCGCGCTGGAAGTGGCGCTGCGCCAGCAAGCCAATGCGCTGTATGCCGACGCCGCCGGCCACGTCATC is a window of Janthinobacterium sp. J1-1 DNA encoding:
- a CDS encoding histidine kinase, whose amino-acid sequence is MNERREAALGSAMRVEQLGDSLSQAAAALHAAVMRAIRQRASLGQAGITQAQAQAVFALEVALRQQANALYADAAGHVITGLDTAQHQLSGLLDTVRQRIARHDSVSHWISLATGLLNLGRAVLARSPERILSTLATVRERLREAGGD